In Sphingomicrobium sediminis, the genomic window TCGCGCAGCGGGCTGGCCTCGATGGCTTCCAATGCGGCGAGCATGACGGCGATGCCGCCTTTCATGTCGGTAATGCCGGGGCCATTCAGGACCTTGCCATCATCGAGCCATTTCAGATCTTGGAACGGGTGGTCGATGCCGAAGACCGTATCCATGTGGCCGGTGAAGAGCAGCTGCAGCGGTGCATCGGGACGGACGGTGAGATGGAGATGCTCGCCATGCGGCACTTCCACTTCCTTGCCGCCATCGTCGATCGCGGTGACCGGCGCGGGTTCGGCAAGCGCCAGCTCGCCGGGGAGCGCGGAAAAGGCGTCGGCCAGCTTGCCAGCGACCGACGCCAGCCCGTCGAGATTGCGACTGCCAGAATTGATCGCGGCCCAATCTTGGGTGCGCGCGAATGCCTGGTCGTGGCCCGCTTTGGCGGCCTCGACGAGTGCGGATTCTTCTGTGGTCAGCTCCCCCATGGGATGGCCTCCTAGCGTGGTCCGAGCCAGTCGGCAAACCCGTCGAGGATCGATCGGTACATGTCGCGCTTGAACGGGACGATGAGCTCGGGAAGGCGCAAGGGATCGGTCCATTGCCAGTGCGAGAATTCGGGATGCTCGGTCTCGATGTTCACGTCGCTGTCCGAGCCGTGGAAGCGTAGCAGATACCAATGCTGGCGCTGGCCGATCCAGCGGCCGCCCCAGAGCTTGCCGCGCAGATCGTCCGGTAGCTCGTAGCGCAGATCTAGACGCGGGCTGCCGCCGACGCGTTCGACGAGGTCGGGGACGATGCCGGTTTCCTCCTCCAGCTCGCGCAGCGCGCCCTGCCAGCTATCCTCGCCCGGATCGACGCCGCCCTGCGGCATCTGCCAGGCCTCGGCGCGATTATCGAGGCGGCGTCCCGCCCAGGCATGGCCCGCCTGATTGAGGAGCATGATGCCTGCGCCAAAGCGATATTTGTCGTCGTTCATGAACTCTTGATAGGGCGCTGCCCGAAAGGACGAAACCGATTATTCGAGTTCCGTTTTCAACAGATCTACCACGCGGCGAGCGTTACGTTGATAAAGGACCAGATCCGATTGATAGGCAGCAATGGCGGCGAAGTGCCAACGCATTTCGTCTGCCAGAACCGGATTTTCCTTTAGTCTCCGGGCGGCCCGCCTCGTTTTGTCATCGGGAAGGTCTAGTGTGCATTCTTCGCTTATCGTGACCCAGCCTTGCGCACTATCCATCCGCCGGTCGCCGCATTCTTGGGTAATCATGTCTTGCAAGTCTTCGGGAATGATCCGCCGAACATTCTGTCGGTAGTCGGTGAAAAGCTCCTGCTCCGACACATTCTTGGTGGACATGATAACGATCAGGTATGCGCGCAGCTCCGGATTTTCGACGCGGCGAAGCTGCTCGTTGCCGAAAATCGTCGACCACGCGTTCGCGTCATAGCCTACATAGGTGTGCTGGCTGGCCATGAAGGCCGCGATGACAAATTCGGTATCGTTATAGTCGCCTTCGCCACGCCAAGCGGCGAATGCAGTATCGCCATAGGCACGTGTGATGGCGTAATAGTCGATGATCGACTGGTAGCCGACCAGGAGGTCTTCGAGTTCGGGGCGAAGCTGCTGCAAGAGCCGCGCGGTCTCCCTCTTCTTTCCCTGTTCCTCGTTCCAGTTCGCGACCATCGTGCCGAGGAAAACACCTACGACA contains:
- a CDS encoding RNA pyrophosphohydrolase, with amino-acid sequence MNDDKYRFGAGIMLLNQAGHAWAGRRLDNRAEAWQMPQGGVDPGEDSWQGALRELEEETGIVPDLVERVGGSPRLDLRYELPDDLRGKLWGGRWIGQRQHWYLLRFHGSDSDVNIETEHPEFSHWQWTDPLRLPELIVPFKRDMYRSILDGFADWLGPR